The following are encoded in a window of Camelus ferus isolate YT-003-E chromosome 20, BCGSAC_Cfer_1.0, whole genome shotgun sequence genomic DNA:
- the LOC116658365 gene encoding translation machinery-associated protein 7: MSGREGGKKKPLKQPKKQAKEMDEEDTAFKQKQKEEQKKLEELKAKAAGKGPLATGGIKKSGKK; the protein is encoded by the coding sequence ATGTCTGGCCGGGAAGGTGGCAAGAAGAAGCCCCTGAAGCAGCCCAAGAAGCAGGCCAAGGAGATGGACGAGGAAGATACGGCATTCaagcagaagcagaaagaggaGCAGAAGAAACTCGAGGAGCTAAAAGCGAAGGCTGCGGGGAAGGGTCCCCTGGCCACAGGTGGAATTAAGAAATCTGGCAAAAAGTAA